In Juglans microcarpa x Juglans regia isolate MS1-56 chromosome 1S, Jm3101_v1.0, whole genome shotgun sequence, the genomic stretch TGAATGTTGGTGGGACCCTGCTTATTAGGCCGGGGAAAAACGCAACCGAATTTGACATTAACAATAAATTGAGAAGTAAGGAAAAATCAACTTCATTTCCAAATATTCAAATGAATCATCCATTACATAACTTGTCTTCCTTTCCAACTTCACGGTCAACGTCTTGATTTccttgatttattattaattactttattttgtatataaaataatgtttggtTTTATGGCTTTCTCTGATCAATTGAAAGTAGCACAATCACGACGGATATTCCCATTGGCGCCCTTCTTGACTCCGACCCGGCCTAATCTGGTCATGGCGTTGACGAAGACTTGCTGGAAGGCCGTCGAATTTCTTGCCCATCTATTCACAAAGGGCCTGGACCTTGCGTCTGTGAATAGAACTTGGTCCGAGCTGAAGAGGCCCATTCCCTGCACAAGATTTTTGAAGTACATATTATCAAAGCTCTGGGCCGTGTTTGGGTCCATGTTGATTGCAATTCTTGGGTCCACATTCTTCGGGCAGGCCGATTGAAGTTGAGCCGCATACGCCATGTTTAGTGCTGGGTCTACAGGATTTTTAGTGCTAAAATTGTATATCCGGTTTGCAAACCTACTACAATGAGAGAATCCGACCGTGTGAGCCGCTGCAAAACACaacattccatatatatatggttcatGTTAGCTAGATTTCTCCTCCATGCACGTATGCAAGCAACATTACAAGTGTTAATTTAGGAACACATACATGATTATTGCCAATTAAACTATTGATGAGATGACGACGACGATAAATTACTGTATATTCCTCAGTAAAAATTACTGTATATTatattctcaactcatttttaatatACTAGCTAGAGAATTAACGTTTTTGACACCAATTAAGCCATACCTGAGAGAGCAATCATGTCCTTTTGGGAGAGCCCATTGGCATTAAACATGGAAGTGAGCTGATCTAAATTGAAGGTTGGCGAAGGCAGCTTCCCATTTACACTTGCAGCCGTTGAACTTAGCCCATCCAACCTTCCCAACTCAACAGCATATGAAGGTCCACCCGACTGCACCATTAATCATGCATTTTTCAGCACatcaatacataaatatatattagatgaCGAGTATGGCCAACAGATTAAACTGagcattataaattaataattaggatTAACGTAGATCGAACAAACCAGTTGAATCACATCTCGAGTCGCCATTGCGAGTATGTCAGCACAAGAGACCTTATTCTTGCATCTTGGGACTGCATCAACAGCTGCTTTGGCTTTGATTACTGTGTCGAATCCATCTCCCGCCAGTGAAAGATTGTCGGAGTGGTCCTTCTCTGCCTTGTTATTTGCAGTGGATGCTATTATCACCGACGCATCACAAccctataatattacatattaattaggaACCAACTCAACGCCCGAGTTTAacatatatagatcatatatatatatatatatatatatatatatatatatattacctggACAAAGCAGTCATGGAAGAAGAGACGGATGGTTGCAGGAACTGTAACAAAGGTTTGTTGAAATTTCTTTCTGACGGCTTCTTTAACAATGTTTTCGACATCGGGGCAGGTATTGGCATAGTAATTTCGTTGTAGTTTTGCTGCTGTTGGGTAAGGGAAGAGGCACGAACTGATGATGATGCAAAGGGACAACACTACCAAATGATTAAACCGAAACATGATTTGATGATCAAAAGTTGCAAGTTTCAACGTACCTAGAAATTGAAACGGTGCAGAGATTTTATACGCAGTATATAGGGGTTGAGcttgaattatatattaattagagaTCAGAGCTAAACATATAATAATTGTTAAGGGGCCGGGAAAATAAGTACGGTACATGCAGGAGAAGAAATCGTAATTGGTCATGACTGATTGATTATAAGCTTAGCCAGTTGGCCGATTAGATCAGAatctcatgatcatgatcatgatcatcggGCAGTGGACGTTGGAGatcaaaattgtaattattattagGTCTATATAAGTCATTGATGATGATGGCTGATCAGTTAATGACTGCCCGGTTGTCAAAAGATTATTCGATTTGGCTACTTAATGTAGGTTTATTTATTCGAAACAATTAATTTAGCATACGATCGATCGACACTTCACTACATATATACAGCtcagggaaaaagaaaaaaaaaaaaaaaagtataatgtgAATGCAGAAGGCTGAAGCAGCTTCAGGGAAAAAGTATACGACGACTTTGTTAGTAGAATACATGAAAGGGTTCCGTATAAACCCTCCGATTAATTAAACCCACGTACGTACTTAAGAAagttaggcttcgtttggaataTGAATTACTCTcgattcatcttaatttatcattataatttttttaaatttcaatacaaaatataataaataattcaactttttcaaattctaaaataataataatattaaaaaataatattttaataatattttattatctcaactcaactctcttcgaTATCTAAACTCAACCTTAATAATTTCTCTCCTAGTCTTCAATGGAATCGAATCCTTAATTAATTCCTATGCATACTACTGATCGTACTGGCTGCATTGATGAGACGACTGTATCAAATCATGATGGTacagctgctagctagctaggcggGCGTCTTTAGATCATCCGTTCGGAGCACAAAAGACCGAGGGGTGGCGGGGCTACTAGTAGACATGGATCGAGAGCTGATCTGACTTTGAATTAAGGAGTTTTCGTGAGTATGTTAATTAATGTATGTTATATATTACATCATGCGTGAAAATTGCAATTAGTGTTTGCAAGATTCAAGTACACAGTTCTCTAGCCAGCTATATTCCCAATGCATGATGGCattcattctatatatatattttgagaaataaatttttttatttttttagaatcttatacttctcaaaatttcaaaaaacaatTTCTGAGATTTTAAAAGGTGAAACAGATATCTTCACTCctttatgaataataagaaTAGTCTCTAAATACGAATGGCTAGACTGAACTATCATTTTATATTCTTCTTTgataaaatcagttttaacaataTTCAAAGTGTTGTTaggaacataaatattttcaacaaaatcgaaaaaaagaatatgtttttgctacttattcatttcttctttccatttccgtttaacacgttgtttttctttttaagaatactttgcatgataggcttttcgcctagtactattttttaaaaatttgtattcttcaaaaagataaacaagatcaaagacaaatggtttattcaacacagttaaactgtgatgaacttgtggtgcaacaggagctaccatatctgaagttgtaggtgataaagatgagtcatcttctttatcggcttcattatgaatagactggtctttagaggatccagcatcctgtgcagaataaaaagcagaagtaacctgagaggacgtagaaagtcctttcagttttaaaacaggattaacaggttgggctgttttaacagagtctttcagaaattgtttgagattttggtctcttcttactggaatttctgaccctgcaaaagaagaactagatccagtaaaagaatttcttcttagccctggagatctagtctgatcaaagctaattttaatggttctatccaaatactgttgaatgttacttaGGTAACTGTTAACAGGGTTTTGAGGAATAAGAGGAACCTCATCttccaaaatctattttttgggaagaattatatctttccaaaaaataatttttagagttgaaacatccgcatctggggttaaactctggatcagaagagtttttccctggatgggttttgcaatagcctttggatttaaactcgtttttaaaagacgataataaatcctgtaaatcaaaatAAGGGGTTTGTTACCCTTAAGCATATTTTAaccagaagttaaaatgtttaaggtcaaacattttaaaatatgtttgtcATCAAGAACAAAtgttaaatcaggataacaattaaaatggactggtccatccgttagagaggattggatcattccgagaatacttgtttcaaaattattgaatctggcatcccttaaataaaagagtacggatgcattgatgcatctccttgttaaaggtttagagcaatttggacagatccaatatgaatatatttaaaacctTGCTCCAagaattttgttatttgtttttcttgaaaaagataacatttttctggggttttggaaatagcataagtttgttcaacagtatGCACGCAAAACTATGTGTGcatagatctctcaaaccaattGGTTCGATAGATCGTGTTAATAtcaagttttaaaatctttcaTGATCCCAGGACAGACGACTCTAATacttcaaaagcacagtcttcctaattaacaatgtcaggcggcatagccgacctggaactaattgttgaattggatctattcatccaactcattttgtcctagaacaacaccgaccgtcgcatctcaggggtctaCGAAtttaccactctcggcccttGAGTTTGAACCTATAGTTGCCCTTCACTCGCCTCCCTGGCTTTAAAACGGGATTTACACCTCCG encodes the following:
- the LOC121245772 gene encoding peroxidase 73-like, which codes for MFRFNHLVVLSLCIIISSCLFPYPTAAKLQRNYYANTCPDVENIVKEAVRKKFQQTFVTVPATIRLFFHDCFVQGCDASVIIASTANNKAEKDHSDNLSLAGDGFDTVIKAKAAVDAVPRCKNKVSCADILAMATRDVIQLSGGPSYAVELGRLDGLSSTAASVNGKLPSPTFNLDQLTSMFNANGLSQKDMIALSAAHTVGFSHCSRFANRIYNFSTKNPVDPALNMAYAAQLQSACPKNVDPRIAINMDPNTAQSFDNMYFKNLVQGMGLFSSDQVLFTDARSRPFVNRWARNSTAFQQVFVNAMTRLGRVGVKKGANGNIRRDCATFN